AGGTGCGGTCGTCGCCGCGAATCTCGACCCCGCGGGCTTGCAGCGCCGCGCCGATCGCCGGCAGATACTCCGCCGCCACGTCGGCATGGATGAGCAACGACTCCGCCGCGTTGCAAACGCCCAAGCGGTGGCACTTGGCGTTGACGGTGATTTCGACGGCACTATCGAGCTTGGCCGAGCGATCGACATACACGTGGCAATTGCCGGCGAAATGCTTGATGACCGGCATCGTCGCCTCGGCGGCGACGCGACGGATCAGCCCTTCGCCGCCGCGCGGAATCGCCAGGTCGATGTATTGATTCAGCTTCAACAGATGCCCCACCGCGGCGCGATCCGAAGTCGCCACCAATTGCACCGCGTCGGCCGGAATGCCATGGCGCGATGCCGTTTCGTGGAGCGTCTCGACGACCGCACGGCTGGAATGCGCCGCCTCTTTGCCGCCACGCAAAATCACCGCGTTGCCGCTCTTCACGCAGAGCGCCGCGGCGTCGGCGGTGACGTTGGGCCGGGATTCGTAGATGAACAGCACGACGCCCAGCGGTACTCGCACTTTCTGGACATCCAGTCCGTTCGGCCGGACGGTCGATTCCATCACCTCGCCGATCGGTTCCGGCAGCGCGGCGATTTCCTCCAAAGCCGTGGCGATCGCGGCGATTCCCTTGGGGGTCAACCGCAGACGGTCGATTTGGGCGTCCGTCAGGCCGAAGCCCGGGGCCGCCTGGAGATCGAGCGCATTGGCGGCGACCAGCCGATCGGTTCGCTCGCGCAGCAGCGCGGCGGAATCCCGCAGCCAGCGGTTTTTCTGCTCGCCGGACAGGCTCACCAACTGCGCAGCGGCCTCCTTCGCCCG
The sequence above is drawn from the Planctomycetia bacterium genome and encodes:
- a CDS encoding glutamate-5-semialdehyde dehydrogenase, with translation MAIAESTELDTYCLNLARRAKEAAAQLVSLSGEQKNRWLRDSAALLRERTDRLVAANALDLQAAPGFGLTDAQIDRLRLTPKGIAAIATALEEIAALPEPIGEVMESTVRPNGLDVQKVRVPLGVVLFIYESRPNVTADAAALCVKSGNAVILRGGKEAAHSSRAVVETLHETASRHGIPADAVQLVATSDRAAVGHLLKLNQYIDLAIPRGGEGLIRRVAAEATMPVIKHFAGNCHVYVDRSAKLDSAVEITVNAKCHRLGVCNAAESLLIHADVAAEYLPAIGAALQARGVEIRGDDRTCELVPGSKEATDEDYFTEYLAPIISTKVVGSLDEAIRHINHYSSQHTEAIVTNDLDAAREFARRIDSSAVMINASTRFNDGGEFGLGAEIGISTDKFHARGPCGLKELTSYKYVVYGNGQVRE